The DNA segment AAAAAAACTGACAAACTCCTTGAAATAACTAAAATTATTTATCGGAGTGATTTGTTTAAATATAAAATTGAAATAGATTAAAGAAACCGCTTGACTGCGACAAACAGTCAAGCGGTTTTTTTGTTGTGCTTTTATAGGAGTAGAAGGACGTGAACTATTGGGTAGCTTAGTAGATAGAAAAGGTTCAATGATGAAGCAGGAGTTAACAATAAAAGTCTTAATTTAACAAACGATAACAATACTTTACAAACCTTTACGCAAATTTCATAGTATCCCACTTGGCGACAAGTTAGACTAAATTTCGAAGGGGGCGTTCCACATGAATAGAAAAAGAAGGACACGCATTTTAATCGATTTTGGAAAAGAAGAGTCACTCAAGTTAGCTGAAATAATTGAAAATAATTATCCCATTGAAATGATTTCTGAACCAAGCGAGGCATTGACTATGATCAAGGTGAGAGAGTCAGCCAAAAATTCACTCTTTTATTTAGGCGAAGTGCTAATTACAGAAACAAAAGTACGCATTGAAGGTAAAGTTGGAATCGGTATTGTAAAAGGCCATGAAACAAAATTTTCCAGAGCGTTAGCAATCATCGATGCGGCATACAGTGCTGAATTGCCAGAAACAGCTGAGTGGTTCAGAATCTTGAAAGATATAGAGACAACAGGTGAAGAAGCCGTTGGAGAGAAACAAAGACAACTAGCTCAAACAAAAGTAAATTTCGAAACAATGAATCAATAGGAGGATAACATGCAAAACAAAGTGAAGGATACGCAAAGAGTTTTCCGAAATATTTTGGATAGTTTATCTCGTCCAGGAAAAATCGTTGAATTGGGAACGACATTTGACTATCAGACAAGTCTTTTGGATGAAACAATGGATATCTTGATGACTTTATTAGACGGTGAAGTGACATTTCATTTAGTAGGTGAAGAACCAACAGCTATTGAAGAAATAAAAATTCGAACGTTAGCTACTTTCGTACCACTTATTGAAGCAGATTATATTATTCTGCCAGATGGAACAAATCAAGATTATTTGATTAATGTTTTTCAGCAAGCTAAGAAAGGGACTTTAATG comes from the Carnobacterium sp. 17-4 genome and includes:
- the phnG gene encoding phosphonate C-P lyase system protein PhnG; protein product: MNRKRRTRILIDFGKEESLKLAEIIENNYPIEMISEPSEALTMIKVRESAKNSLFYLGEVLITETKVRIEGKVGIGIVKGHETKFSRALAIIDAAYSAELPETAEWFRILKDIETTGEEAVGEKQRQLAQTKVNFETMNQ
- the phnH gene encoding phosphonate C-P lyase system protein PhnH, yielding MQNKVKDTQRVFRNILDSLSRPGKIVELGTTFDYQTSLLDETMDILMTLLDGEVTFHLVGEEPTAIEEIKIRTLATFVPLIEADYIILPDGTNQDYLINVFQQAKKGTLMDPNRSATVIIETENLTTSEKYTLSGPGVNGSREVAIPTAEFWIEARNEAISEFPLGVDCFIIDQFGQCMGLPRTTKMREVR